The DNA window GGTGAAAGGCGACGGCAGCGGCGACCTCAAGATAACCGTCAAGGTGGTCGTTCCCAAGGTGATGAACGAAGGCCAGAAGAAGGCCATGGAGGATTACCTGGCCGCCACCGCCGACAACGACGTGAGGAGCTGGTGATGAGCGACCGCAACGACCGCAACCGCCCGCTGTACATGATAAGCGTGGCCGCCCAGCTGGCCGGCGTGCATCCCCAGACGCTGCGCGCCTACGAGCAGAAGGGCCTCGTGTCGCCCCAGCGTACGAGCGGCAACACGCGCATGTACTCGCAGGCCGACATCGAGCGCCTGGAGCTTATCAACGAGCTCACGGGCGAGGGCATCAACCTGGCCGGCGTCATCCGCATCCTCGACTTGCAGGGGCGGCTGGACGAGCGCGACTCGGAGCTGGACGACCTGCACAAGCGGGTGCGTCGGCTGGCCGACCGCGTGCACGAGCTGGAAACGCGCGAGAGCGTAAACGCGCTTGTCCGCGTGTCCGACCTGCCCTCGGCCCTGCGACGCCTGCCGTAGGAGGGCGACCGCGCATTGCGCCCCGATGTTTCACGTGAAACATTTGATGATCTTTTCGATCATATAATGAGGAGGTACCTGTAATGAACATGGGCAACTTGAACAAACTGGCCCTGACCGCGCAGGAGGCACTGCAGCAGACCATCACCATCGCCTCCGAGAACGAATCGTCCCAAGCGGAGCCCATCCACATGCTGAAGGCCCTGCTTGAGTCGAAGGAGAACAACCTGTCGGCCATCATAAAGCGCATCGGCGCCGAGCCGTTCCAGCTGCTGGCCAACGTCGATGCCGAGATAGCGCGCATGCCCAAGGTGAGCGCGAGCGGCCCCATGATGATGAGCGGCGTGCCCGGCCCGGCCTTGCTGGGGCTCATCGACAACGCCGTGAAGATCGCCGAGAAGCTGGGCGACAGCTACGCCACGAGCGAGCACCTGCTCATCGCGCTGTCCGAGGATAAGGGCGCCGCGGGCAAGATCCTCACCGTGGCCGGCGTGACGCGCAAGACCATCGAGGCCGCC is part of the Arabiibacter massiliensis genome and encodes:
- a CDS encoding MerR family transcriptional regulator, whose translation is MSDRNDRNRPLYMISVAAQLAGVHPQTLRAYEQKGLVSPQRTSGNTRMYSQADIERLELINELTGEGINLAGVIRILDLQGRLDERDSELDDLHKRVRRLADRVHELETRESVNALVRVSDLPSALRRLP